Proteins from a genomic interval of Hyalangium ruber:
- a CDS encoding TonB-dependent receptor — MRLTRVLRATGVVLVACLLSGSVALAQSSSSVIIGTVINADPGSKQAPIPDVVVTATSPNLQGEQTVVTDASGQYRIPQLPPGVYTLRFDSSGFKPFTRSDIQLRLNRTIRVNVELLPETFTESIEISGTPPTIDVGSTTQGVNVDQEFIRRIAVNRPGGKGGAARSFESLAELAPGAQNDQYGVSINGASSPENGYVVDGLSTNDPAFGINASPLSIEFVQDVNVITGGYLPEFGRSTGGVLNAVTRSGSNEFHGSVFANMTPGVFEGGRKLVIDESSIVTGENNLHNLGDFGATLGGPILQDRLWFFAGFAPSFTRYQHVRGINAFKVDDGGNILRDEQGTAQLQPIPGSESRYFADARSFQYMGKLTYLINADHNVSVSLTGTPSSTGGLGKLRLDPRSGALPLPQTARPGDFGQISTNASTTALGLKYAGAFLDKKVLFDVNAGWFHQVASDKPADGSQAGDILGDGLAGYSRVRYVEPRSILYFEDSPGLRAFCEPAGTPGEEVYSCPVTNYELGGPGQLRDGKMDRFQANAKATYLLNALGTHVIKAGVDTEFLNYSQRKAYGGGVFFQEANLTNAIDPRTGTVITGAVDEDTGERLYPYGIYGWNDYRRYGYQTGPDSPTVQLVQAAKVSSTTVGGFLQDSWTIENRLTLNLGVRYDVQAMYGGDGNLSLILGNQLSPRIGAIVDPFANGRMKFYGNFARYYEQVPLNMLERAFPPERRYSGRHVASQEGLEGGCDPSTLEGQRTGCADSAFVARRAESSLNPNRLYSGGKVENEPVDPDIEPQSSTEYLVGGEYEVLANTRFGATYTHRNMNAVIEDMSRDDGNTYFLGNPNNGFAKDFPEAVRNYDAVTLYLNRTFADGWLAQASYTWSRLYGNYPGLFRPENNQLDPNILSDFDLIQLLENRKGLLPFDRTHSVKLFGAREFNINNVLSASIGMSYRGNSGTPISHYGAHPDYGQDEAFVLQRGTAGRTPWVNIIDSNIGVNYRIAKNQVVSITMDVFNLFNFQTATLVDQSYTYESIYPLVGGRPSDLPGKVQINTGDIEEDTAAPIYLDEDDVNPNFGKPTQYQAPRQFRFGVRYTF, encoded by the coding sequence ATGAGACTTACCCGTGTGCTCCGGGCAACCGGAGTCGTGCTGGTCGCTTGCCTTTTGTCTGGCTCAGTGGCCCTGGCGCAGTCTTCGAGCAGCGTCATCATCGGTACAGTCATCAACGCCGACCCCGGTAGCAAACAGGCCCCGATCCCCGATGTGGTGGTGACGGCAACCTCTCCCAACCTTCAGGGTGAGCAGACCGTCGTTACCGACGCTTCGGGTCAGTATCGTATTCCCCAGCTCCCCCCGGGTGTCTACACCCTGCGGTTCGACAGCTCGGGCTTCAAGCCGTTCACCCGCTCGGACATCCAGCTGCGGCTCAACCGCACGATCCGCGTCAACGTGGAGCTGCTGCCCGAGACGTTCACCGAGTCGATCGAGATCAGCGGTACCCCTCCAACGATCGACGTGGGCTCGACGACGCAGGGCGTGAACGTGGATCAGGAGTTCATCCGCCGCATCGCCGTGAACCGGCCGGGCGGCAAGGGCGGCGCGGCGCGCTCGTTCGAGAGCCTGGCGGAGCTGGCTCCGGGCGCCCAGAACGATCAGTACGGCGTATCCATCAACGGCGCCTCCTCCCCGGAGAACGGCTATGTGGTGGACGGCCTGTCCACGAATGATCCGGCGTTCGGCATCAACGCCAGCCCGCTGTCGATCGAGTTCGTGCAGGACGTGAACGTGATTACGGGCGGCTACCTGCCGGAGTTCGGCCGGTCCACCGGCGGCGTGCTCAACGCGGTGACGCGCTCGGGCTCCAACGAGTTCCACGGCTCGGTGTTCGCCAACATGACGCCGGGCGTCTTCGAGGGTGGCCGCAAGCTGGTCATCGACGAGAGCTCGATCGTCACCGGTGAGAACAACCTGCACAACCTCGGCGACTTCGGCGCCACCCTCGGCGGTCCCATCCTCCAGGACAGGCTGTGGTTCTTCGCGGGTTTCGCCCCCTCCTTCACCCGCTACCAGCACGTGCGCGGCATCAACGCCTTCAAGGTGGACGACGGCGGCAACATCCTGCGCGACGAGCAGGGCACCGCGCAGCTGCAGCCCATCCCGGGCTCCGAGAGCCGCTACTTCGCCGACGCGCGCAGCTTCCAGTACATGGGCAAGCTGACCTACCTCATCAACGCTGATCACAACGTGTCGGTGTCGCTGACGGGCACCCCGTCCAGCACGGGCGGCCTGGGCAAGCTGCGCCTCGATCCGCGCAGCGGCGCGCTGCCCCTGCCGCAGACGGCGCGGCCGGGTGACTTCGGGCAGATCTCCACCAACGCCAGCACCACGGCGCTGGGCCTGAAGTACGCCGGCGCGTTCCTGGACAAGAAGGTCCTGTTCGACGTGAACGCGGGCTGGTTCCACCAGGTGGCCTCCGACAAGCCGGCCGACGGCAGCCAGGCGGGCGACATCCTGGGTGATGGCCTCGCGGGCTACTCGCGCGTGCGCTACGTGGAGCCGCGGTCGATCCTGTACTTCGAGGACTCGCCGGGCCTGCGCGCCTTCTGCGAGCCCGCGGGGACCCCGGGCGAGGAGGTCTACAGCTGCCCGGTGACCAACTACGAGCTGGGCGGCCCCGGCCAGCTGCGTGACGGCAAGATGGACCGCTTCCAGGCCAACGCCAAGGCCACCTACCTGCTCAACGCGCTGGGCACCCACGTCATCAAGGCGGGCGTGGACACCGAGTTCCTCAACTACTCGCAGCGCAAGGCCTACGGTGGCGGCGTGTTCTTCCAGGAGGCCAACCTCACCAACGCCATCGACCCGCGCACCGGCACGGTCATCACTGGCGCGGTGGACGAGGATACCGGCGAGCGGCTGTATCCCTATGGCATCTATGGCTGGAACGACTACCGCCGCTACGGCTACCAGACGGGGCCGGACTCGCCGACGGTGCAGCTCGTCCAGGCGGCGAAGGTCTCCAGCACCACGGTGGGTGGCTTCCTGCAGGACAGCTGGACGATCGAGAACCGGCTGACGCTGAACCTGGGCGTGCGCTACGACGTGCAGGCCATGTACGGCGGCGATGGGAACCTGTCGCTCATCCTCGGCAACCAGCTGTCGCCGCGCATCGGCGCCATCGTCGATCCGTTCGCCAACGGCCGCATGAAGTTCTACGGCAACTTCGCCCGCTACTACGAGCAGGTGCCGCTCAACATGCTGGAGCGCGCCTTCCCGCCGGAGCGCCGCTACTCGGGCCGCCACGTGGCGTCGCAGGAAGGGCTGGAGGGCGGCTGCGATCCGTCCACGCTCGAGGGCCAGCGCACCGGCTGTGCGGACAGCGCCTTCGTGGCCCGCCGCGCCGAGTCGAGCCTCAACCCCAACCGCCTCTACTCGGGCGGCAAGGTGGAGAACGAGCCGGTCGACCCGGACATCGAGCCGCAGTCCTCGACGGAGTACCTGGTTGGCGGTGAGTACGAGGTGCTGGCCAACACCCGCTTCGGCGCCACCTACACCCACCGCAACATGAACGCGGTCATCGAGGACATGAGCCGCGATGACGGCAACACGTACTTCCTGGGCAACCCGAACAACGGCTTCGCCAAGGACTTCCCCGAGGCGGTGCGCAACTACGACGCCGTCACCCTGTACCTCAACCGCACCTTCGCCGACGGCTGGCTGGCCCAGGCGAGCTACACGTGGTCGCGGCTGTACGGCAACTACCCCGGTCTGTTCCGGCCGGAGAACAACCAGCTCGACCCGAACATCCTCTCGGACTTCGACCTGATCCAGCTGCTGGAGAACCGCAAGGGCCTGCTGCCCTTCGACCGCACGCACTCGGTGAAGCTGTTCGGCGCCCGTGAGTTCAACATCAACAACGTGCTGTCGGCGAGCATCGGCATGTCCTACCGCGGTAACTCGGGCACGCCGATCAGCCACTACGGCGCGCACCCGGACTACGGCCAGGACGAGGCGTTCGTGCTGCAGCGTGGCACCGCCGGCCGCACGCCCTGGGTCAACATCATCGACTCGAACATCGGCGTGAACTACCGCATCGCCAAGAACCAGGTGGTGTCCATCACCATGGACGTGTTCAACCTGTTCAACTTCCAGACGGCGACGCTGGTGGACCAGTCCTACACCTACGAGTCCATCTACCCGCTGGTGGGTGGCCGTCCCTCGGATCTGCCGGGCAAGGTGCAGATCAACACCGGAGACATCGAGGAGGACACCGCGGCGCCCATCTACCTGGATGAGGACGACGTGAACCCGAACTTCGGCAAGCCCACCCAGTACCAGGCGCCGCGGCAGTTCCGCTTCGGTGTCCGCTACACCTTCTAA
- a CDS encoding energy transducer TonB, giving the protein MFDSVLDRGQAPKGRMGVGAVVSVVLHVALFAGALWLSTRPPPLEEKEVEVTFKAAMAPPPPPPPPPPPPASKPKTTPKKPVKKPDAIVQPKEIPQTKPPEQEPAEEPPAEEEPSEEEVEGGVEGGVPGGVVGGVVGGVLGGVLGGQVGGTGTDVLPFGAGMTRPEKLSGPIPQYTREALEAHVQGLMIVKCVITTEGRVEKCRIIKPLPHMEQAVLDALYAARYKPVTFQGRTVQVDYTFNIKLSLPR; this is encoded by the coding sequence ATGTTCGACTCTGTGCTTGACCGCGGACAAGCCCCCAAGGGGCGGATGGGCGTCGGAGCCGTGGTGTCCGTGGTGCTACATGTCGCCTTGTTCGCTGGGGCACTGTGGCTCTCCACCCGGCCGCCTCCGCTCGAGGAGAAGGAGGTCGAGGTGACCTTCAAGGCCGCGATGGCGCCCCCGCCCCCGCCGCCTCCTCCGCCCCCTCCTCCCGCGTCCAAGCCGAAGACGACGCCCAAGAAGCCCGTGAAGAAGCCGGACGCGATCGTCCAGCCGAAGGAGATTCCCCAGACCAAGCCTCCGGAGCAGGAGCCCGCGGAGGAGCCGCCCGCCGAGGAGGAGCCCTCCGAGGAAGAGGTCGAGGGTGGCGTGGAAGGTGGCGTGCCCGGTGGTGTGGTGGGTGGCGTGGTGGGCGGTGTGCTCGGCGGCGTGCTGGGCGGTCAGGTGGGCGGCACCGGCACGGACGTGCTGCCGTTCGGCGCGGGCATGACGCGCCCCGAGAAGCTTTCGGGTCCCATTCCCCAGTACACTCGCGAGGCGCTCGAGGCGCACGTTCAGGGTCTGATGATCGTGAAGTGCGTCATCACCACGGAAGGTCGAGTGGAGAAGTGCCGTATCATCAAGCCCCTGCCCCACATGGAACAGGCGGTACTGGACGCGTTGTATGCCGCGCGCTACAAGCCGGTCACGTTCCAGGGCCGTACGGTCCAGGTTGACTACACCTTCAACATCAAGCTGAGCCTGCCGCGCTGA
- a CDS encoding MotA/TolQ/ExbB proton channel family protein gives MQFTLADIWAHTGLFARFIIFTLGFMSIASLVVMAERMFVFRKTRSDSRNFAAKMGAILAKGDLSTAANTNLGKDVGHLGRVINSGLTAYRISPSNKDVAVESVARALERQAQREVQSLKRGLGVLATVGSTAPFVGLLGTTMGIVNAFQLMAEAGSGGLGTISAGIAEALITTAFGLLVAIPAVMAYNFLQGWVDARSVDISESSNEFLDVVARQLTGGATHSHQQSA, from the coding sequence ATGCAATTCACTCTTGCGGATATCTGGGCGCACACGGGCCTCTTCGCCCGCTTCATCATCTTCACCCTGGGGTTCATGTCGATCGCGTCGCTGGTCGTCATGGCCGAGCGCATGTTCGTCTTCCGCAAGACGCGGTCGGACTCGCGCAATTTCGCCGCGAAGATGGGTGCCATCCTCGCCAAGGGCGACCTGAGCACGGCGGCCAACACCAACCTGGGTAAGGACGTGGGCCACCTGGGCCGCGTCATCAACTCGGGCCTGACGGCGTACCGCATCAGCCCCAGCAACAAGGACGTGGCGGTGGAGTCGGTTGCCCGCGCGCTGGAGCGCCAGGCGCAGCGTGAGGTGCAGAGCCTCAAGCGCGGCCTGGGCGTGCTGGCCACGGTCGGTTCGACGGCGCCGTTCGTCGGTCTGCTCGGCACCACGATGGGTATCGTGAACGCCTTCCAGCTCATGGCGGAGGCCGGCTCGGGCGGTCTGGGCACCATCTCGGCCGGTATCGCCGAGGCGCTCATCACCACGGCGTTCGGTCTGCTCGTGGCGATTCCGGCGGTTATGGCCTACAACTTCCTGCAGGGCTGGGTGGATGCGCGCTCGGTGGACATCTCCGAGTCGTCCAACGAGTTCCTGGACGTGGTGGCGCGCCAGCTGACCGGCGGCGCGACCCACTCTCACCAGCAGTCGGCCTAA
- a CDS encoding ExbD/TolR family protein, with protein sequence MGMAVGPNKGIKNEINVTPLVDVVLVLLIIFMVITPMLQRGKSVTLPKAQNIEKEKKGGAESDPLILSVTPDKKTFVENDEYADPAGLETRIRDELTKSPGKRILLKGDNTLNVGDVRKVMDVARKAQAKSIALGVEELKE encoded by the coding sequence ATGGGAATGGCAGTAGGCCCCAACAAGGGGATCAAGAACGAGATCAACGTCACGCCGCTGGTGGACGTGGTGCTGGTGCTGCTCATCATCTTCATGGTGATCACGCCCATGCTCCAGCGCGGCAAGTCCGTGACGCTGCCCAAGGCGCAGAACATCGAGAAGGAGAAGAAGGGGGGCGCGGAGTCCGATCCCCTGATCCTCTCGGTGACGCCGGACAAGAAGACGTTCGTGGAGAACGACGAGTACGCCGACCCGGCGGGGCTGGAGACGCGGATTCGCGACGAGCTGACGAAGTCGCCGGGCAAGCGCATCCTCCTCAAGGGCGACAACACGCTGAACGTCGGTGACGTGCGCAAGGTGATGGACGTGGCCCGCAAGGCGCAGGCCAAGAGCATCGCGCTCGGCGTCGAGGAGCTGAAGGAATAG
- a CDS encoding ExbD/TolR family protein codes for MAGHKSRQWVKPQSAPNSDINVTPLVDVVLVLLIIFMVITPLLEKDIEVRVPETEVENTPPPENPDQLVVQLDETGNIKINSEQMANPDEYVTRLKRMLAAKPKEERIVFFMANDNTNYGKLIGALDGAKAAGAFVLGMATEELPQGAVVPGAEGGAPPPPEPPAPPAP; via the coding sequence ATGGCCGGACACAAGTCACGCCAGTGGGTCAAGCCCCAGAGCGCCCCCAACTCCGACATCAACGTCACGCCGCTGGTGGACGTGGTGCTCGTGCTGCTCATCATCTTCATGGTGATTACGCCGCTGCTCGAGAAGGACATCGAGGTGCGCGTGCCGGAGACGGAGGTGGAGAACACGCCACCGCCCGAGAACCCGGACCAGCTCGTGGTGCAGCTCGATGAGACGGGCAACATCAAGATCAACTCCGAGCAGATGGCCAACCCGGACGAGTACGTCACTCGCCTGAAGCGGATGCTGGCCGCCAAGCCGAAGGAAGAGCGGATCGTCTTCTTCATGGCCAACGACAACACGAACTACGGCAAGCTGATTGGCGCGCTGGACGGCGCCAAGGCCGCTGGGGCGTTCGTGCTGGGCATGGCGACCGAGGAGCTGCCGCAGGGCGCGGTGGTCCCGGGTGCCGAGGGTGGAGCTCCTCCTCCTCCCGAGCCTCCGGCGCCTCCTGCTCCGTAA
- a CDS encoding DUF2378 family protein, protein MADEPLVFEQTVEALFVRALGRRLTPECKSRLRQAGLDVDQKLKPAYSFTSWMTFVCIAAQELYPGLPVEEGAFKLGEAYIDGFRETMLGRAVLSLLRVLGPRRTLARATQNFRAGNNFTECRLKELGPTQFELWMNDVGSSPAFTAGIIHAGLRVAGAQDIRVEPSGYAGDACTYQLSWKEASLSPGVAAKADSRGDKRSGSIRPQ, encoded by the coding sequence ATGGCCGACGAGCCCTTGGTTTTCGAGCAGACCGTTGAAGCGCTGTTCGTCCGCGCGCTCGGTAGGCGCCTGACGCCCGAGTGCAAGTCACGCCTGCGGCAGGCCGGGCTCGACGTGGACCAGAAGCTCAAGCCCGCCTACTCCTTCACTTCCTGGATGACCTTCGTCTGCATCGCGGCGCAGGAGCTCTACCCGGGCCTGCCCGTGGAAGAGGGCGCCTTCAAGCTCGGCGAGGCCTATATCGACGGCTTCCGGGAGACGATGCTGGGGCGCGCGGTGCTGTCGCTGCTGCGCGTCCTGGGCCCCCGGCGCACGCTGGCTCGGGCCACGCAGAACTTCCGGGCGGGCAACAACTTCACCGAGTGCCGGCTGAAGGAGCTGGGTCCCACCCAGTTCGAGCTGTGGATGAACGACGTGGGCAGCTCTCCCGCGTTCACCGCCGGCATCATCCACGCGGGCCTTCGCGTGGCGGGAGCCCAGGACATCCGCGTGGAGCCCTCTGGCTACGCGGGCGATGCCTGCACCTACCAGCTCAGCTGGAAGGAGGCCTCCCTCTCCCCAGGCGTGGCGGCCAAGGCGGATTCGCGGGGCGACAAACGCTCCGGGTCCATCCGCCCGCAGTAG
- a CDS encoding YifB family Mg chelatase-like AAA ATPase translates to MLARVRSGALMGIDAVVVECEVDMALGLPYFNVVGLPDGAVRESKVRVVSALKNTGFELPQKRITVNLAPADIRKEGAAFELPIALGVLAAARLMEEEPLGRYLFGGELSLDGWIKPIKGVLPLAVAARSGGFEGVMVPSANAAEAALVEGIQVLPVSHLREAVEHLTGVKALSPYQREAGPPASARSPPPLDMADVRGQPDIKLALELAAAGGHNVLMCGPPGSGKTMLARRLPGILPAMTFNEALEVTKIYSVLGLLGEEQALMRERPFRSPHHTISDAGLVGGGPAARPGELSLAHHGVLFLDELPEFRKNVLEVLRQPMEEGLIHLARASQNVTYPCRVMLIAAMNPCPCGYFNVPGRSCTCAEHRVFDYHARVSGPLLDRIDITLQTRPVEYHQIARRDADEPPSAYYRDRVEAARERQRARFRDEPGVYCNAQMPPRLLRRYCALSARAERMLELAVRHHGLSARAHDRILKLALSRADLEGHARIEDLDIQIAIDCRILDRRGWLYANTHGTSRPDAFSRMMNRAPAAEES, encoded by the coding sequence ATGCTGGCGAGGGTGCGGTCGGGCGCGTTGATGGGCATCGACGCGGTGGTGGTGGAGTGCGAGGTGGATATGGCGCTGGGGTTGCCCTACTTCAACGTCGTGGGGTTGCCGGATGGGGCGGTGCGCGAGTCGAAGGTGCGCGTGGTTTCGGCGCTGAAGAACACGGGCTTCGAGCTGCCCCAGAAGCGCATCACCGTGAACCTGGCGCCCGCGGATATTCGTAAGGAGGGGGCGGCCTTCGAACTGCCCATCGCCCTGGGCGTGCTGGCCGCGGCGCGACTCATGGAGGAGGAGCCGCTGGGGCGCTACCTCTTCGGCGGGGAGCTGTCGCTGGACGGTTGGATCAAGCCCATCAAGGGCGTGCTGCCGCTGGCGGTGGCCGCGCGCAGCGGGGGGTTCGAGGGCGTCATGGTGCCCTCGGCGAACGCGGCCGAGGCGGCGCTGGTGGAGGGCATCCAGGTGTTGCCCGTGAGCCACCTTCGCGAGGCCGTCGAGCACCTGACGGGCGTCAAGGCGCTCTCCCCGTACCAGCGCGAGGCAGGGCCCCCTGCGTCCGCGCGAAGCCCGCCTCCGCTCGACATGGCGGATGTGCGGGGACAGCCAGATATCAAGCTGGCGCTGGAGCTGGCGGCCGCGGGCGGTCACAACGTCTTGATGTGCGGTCCGCCTGGCTCGGGCAAGACGATGCTGGCGCGCAGGCTGCCCGGCATCCTGCCCGCCATGACCTTCAATGAAGCGTTGGAGGTGACGAAGATCTACTCGGTGCTGGGGCTGCTCGGGGAGGAGCAGGCGCTGATGCGGGAGCGCCCGTTCCGCTCGCCGCACCACACCATCTCGGACGCGGGGCTGGTGGGCGGAGGGCCGGCGGCGCGCCCGGGTGAGCTGTCCCTGGCACACCACGGGGTGCTGTTCCTCGACGAGCTGCCGGAGTTCCGCAAGAACGTGCTGGAGGTGCTGCGCCAGCCCATGGAAGAGGGGCTCATCCACCTGGCGCGGGCCAGCCAGAACGTCACCTACCCCTGCCGGGTCATGCTGATCGCGGCGATGAACCCCTGCCCCTGCGGGTACTTCAACGTCCCCGGTCGCTCCTGTACCTGCGCCGAGCACCGCGTCTTCGACTACCACGCGCGGGTGAGCGGCCCGCTGCTGGATCGCATCGACATCACCCTGCAGACGCGGCCCGTGGAGTACCACCAGATCGCCCGGAGGGATGCCGACGAGCCCCCCAGCGCGTACTACCGGGACCGGGTGGAGGCTGCACGCGAACGCCAGCGCGCCCGCTTCCGCGACGAGCCCGGCGTGTACTGCAACGCGCAGATGCCGCCCAGGCTCCTGCGGCGCTACTGCGCGCTGAGCGCTCGGGCCGAACGGATGCTGGAGCTGGCCGTGCGCCACCATGGGCTGTCCGCCCGTGCCCACGATCGCATCCTCAAGCTCGCCCTCAGCCGCGCGGACCTGGAGGGGCACGCGCGCATCGAGGACCTGGACATTCAGATCGCCATCGACTGCCGCATCCTCGATCGGCGGGGCTGGCTCTACGCCAACACCCACGGCACGAGCCGCCCCGATGCCTTCTCCCGGATGATGAACCGCGCACCAGCCGCCGAGGAGTCCTGA
- a CDS encoding NAD(P)/FAD-dependent oxidoreductase, whose protein sequence is MKLRRAPVRVTLVDRHNHHLFQPLLYQVATATLSPSDIASPLRGILGRHGISVLLAEATSVDMQGKRLLLADGEVKYDYLILATGATHSYFGNDAWARYTMGLKTIEDAVEIRRRVLLAFELAEREPDPARRRELLTFVIVGAGATGVEMAGALAEISHHALVRDFQNIDPSQARILLLEGAPHVVPTYSEDLSLKAQRSLEKLGVEVRTSTRVTKIDEAGVYIGDERIPARTVIWAAGVAASPIARSLGVELDRAGRVPVTPELTLPGRNDIFVIGDLALFKQDGHPIPGVAPAAMQGGKHAASNILRQLEGKPMEPFSYWDRGTFAVIGRGSAVGVALQRFRMSGFFAWLAWLFVHILFLIGFRSKVAVLVNWAYSYVAFRRSARIITGGVPLQASASAPAALPPPAMQVEPSQGSREPSAVRPSTS, encoded by the coding sequence ATGAAGCTGCGCCGCGCCCCGGTGCGCGTGACGCTCGTGGATCGCCACAACCACCACCTGTTCCAGCCGTTGCTGTACCAGGTGGCCACGGCGACGCTCAGCCCGAGCGACATCGCCTCGCCTCTGCGGGGCATCCTCGGTCGGCACGGCATCTCCGTGCTGCTCGCGGAGGCCACGAGCGTGGACATGCAGGGCAAGCGCCTGCTGCTGGCGGACGGGGAGGTAAAGTACGACTACCTCATCCTCGCCACCGGGGCGACGCACTCCTACTTCGGGAATGACGCGTGGGCGCGCTACACGATGGGGCTCAAGACCATCGAGGACGCGGTGGAGATCCGCCGGCGGGTGTTGCTCGCCTTCGAACTGGCGGAGCGTGAGCCGGACCCGGCGCGCCGCAGGGAGTTGTTGACCTTCGTCATCGTCGGAGCGGGGGCCACGGGCGTGGAGATGGCCGGAGCGCTCGCGGAGATCAGCCACCACGCGCTGGTGCGCGACTTCCAGAACATCGATCCTTCCCAGGCACGCATCCTGCTGCTGGAGGGCGCGCCCCATGTGGTTCCGACCTACTCGGAGGACTTGTCTCTCAAGGCCCAGCGCTCCTTGGAGAAGCTGGGAGTGGAGGTCCGCACCAGCACCCGCGTCACGAAGATCGACGAGGCGGGCGTGTACATCGGCGACGAGCGCATCCCAGCGCGCACGGTGATCTGGGCCGCGGGCGTGGCGGCCTCTCCCATCGCGCGCTCCCTGGGCGTGGAACTGGACCGGGCAGGACGTGTCCCCGTGACACCCGAGCTCACCCTGCCTGGGCGCAACGACATCTTCGTCATTGGAGACCTGGCCCTCTTCAAGCAAGACGGGCACCCCATTCCGGGCGTGGCCCCCGCGGCGATGCAGGGTGGCAAGCACGCCGCGAGCAATATCCTCCGCCAGCTCGAAGGCAAGCCGATGGAGCCCTTCTCGTACTGGGACCGTGGCACCTTCGCCGTCATCGGCCGAGGCTCGGCGGTGGGAGTAGCCCTGCAGCGCTTCCGGATGTCGGGCTTCTTCGCGTGGCTCGCGTGGCTCTTCGTCCACATCCTGTTTCTCATCGGTTTCCGCAGCAAGGTGGCGGTGCTCGTGAACTGGGCCTACTCGTACGTGGCCTTCCGGCGCTCGGCCCGCATCATCACCGGCGGTGTGCCGCTGCAGGCCTCCGCGTCCGCCCCGGCCGCGTTGCCTCCGCCCGCGATGCAGGTCGAGCCCTCCCAAGGCTCACGCGAGCCCTCCGCGGTTCGTCCCAGCACTTCCTGA
- a CDS encoding lysophospholipid acyltransferase family protein, producing MKLLYPLLNILQIAFLAVWSAFWISLAALMALLTLNGNVPLMMARRFWAPMHWRITGSRMFVEPLPDIDWSQPYIFLMNHQSAMDIPCAFAALPVNLRFIAKHVLKYVPFLGWYMAMTGMIFINRSDRREAVRSLARAGERIRSGKSILAFPEGTRTRDGRILPFKKGPFVLAIAAQVPIVPIAIEGSMRVLPSNSIWMRKHPIRVKIGKPIETKGLKNADRDALLRQVRDAIIQLHQDIGGPGAVPEAIAERGHEGISRSTPPSAS from the coding sequence ATGAAGCTCCTCTACCCGCTGCTCAACATCCTCCAGATCGCCTTCCTGGCTGTCTGGAGTGCCTTCTGGATCAGCCTCGCCGCGCTGATGGCGCTGCTGACCCTCAACGGCAACGTGCCGCTGATGATGGCGCGGCGCTTCTGGGCTCCCATGCACTGGCGCATCACCGGCTCGCGGATGTTCGTGGAGCCCCTGCCCGACATCGACTGGAGCCAGCCCTACATCTTCTTGATGAACCACCAGTCCGCGATGGACATCCCCTGCGCGTTCGCGGCCCTGCCCGTGAACCTCCGGTTCATCGCCAAGCACGTCCTCAAATACGTCCCCTTCCTCGGCTGGTACATGGCGATGACGGGGATGATCTTCATCAACCGCTCCGACCGCCGCGAGGCGGTGAGGAGCCTGGCGCGCGCCGGCGAGCGCATCCGCTCGGGCAAGTCCATTCTCGCCTTCCCCGAGGGCACGCGCACGCGCGATGGGCGCATCCTCCCCTTCAAGAAGGGACCTTTCGTGCTCGCCATCGCGGCGCAGGTGCCCATCGTCCCCATCGCCATCGAGGGGTCGATGCGGGTGCTGCCCTCCAACAGCATCTGGATGCGCAAGCACCCCATCCGCGTGAAGATCGGCAAGCCCATCGAGACGAAGGGCTTGAAGAACGCGGACCGTGACGCGCTGCTGCGCCAGGTGCGCGACGCCATCATCCAGCTCCATCAGGACATCGGCGGTCCGGGCGCCGTGCCCGAGGCCATCGCTGAGCGAGGGCACGAGGGAATCTCGCGCTCCACGCCGCCGTCGGCCTCCTGA